The Apium graveolens cultivar Ventura chromosome 10, ASM990537v1, whole genome shotgun sequence nucleotide sequence ATTACTGAAGAGATTAAATTTAAGTCATTACGTTCCTTAAAAATTGCTCACAAATGTTGCAGGGTTTATTGATGATCATGCTACAAAACAAATGAGTAAACAAACAGAGGACAGTCCTCTGTCTAGAGTTAGTTAGTATCTAAACTATGACCTAAAATAAAAAAGTTAATCTCTTTTTCATTGCCTAACATGTTGGTTTCAATATTTGTAGTGAACTATGACCCTTCAATTATGGTTGAAAATTTTGATTTGGGGAAGAATCATGGTACACCACCTTTTGAAGCTTCACCCTGTTTGAGTAAAGGTATATATTTCACTAACATTGCAATTGATTTGTTGTTTGTGTATTAGGTTGGAAAAGTTAAGGCGAATGTGTAGACTCATCTTTGCATTGTGTATAAACCCTGCAGCTTGATTTTTTGTTTTTCGTATACTGCAGGGAAAATCAACTTTAAGAAGAGGAAAATAAGTTCTCTTAAGGTGAAATCAAGCACCACCGTTAAAGCTGCAGTATGCAATGGTAAGACATACAATTTTATATTACAAAGGATTTATATATAGGGATGCAGGAATTTTAACTATCATTTTTGTACTGCAGGAAATGTACTCAACAACAATGCAAAGGGGAAATAAAAAACCTCACAACTGAGGCCCACTTCAACAGTTCAATCTGTTAACATTTACGGTATGACGGCCAGTTTCTTATAACTGTAACATAAAAGGTAGACATTGTTAATAGTCATTAATTTGTTATGTGAATTGCAGATGTCTTTAAAGATGATAATTGTCCTAGGAACCCTGAAACATTTCATGTATCGACACCATGCCCTGAAATTGCAAAGAAAAGGCAGCCGCTGTCTCCATTATCTGTAAATACTCTGCCTTCGAAGAAATTTCAGTACACATCACAAACACACCATTCTCCAAATGTACCCTTTCAAAATGACAATGAAACACCAACCACTGCACCGAAAAGGAGAAAGCAATCaagggttccaaaaatgtaaatGTTAACTATGAAGGTCAGTATAATGATTTTTATTGAAATTATTACATGTCATTTCAATCATACAATCAAATGTATATAATTGTAATGTGTAGTTACTAAAGCTCAAGGAAAAAGGTCAATGAATGATGACTATGTTATGCCTGTGAACAATATTGATTTTTATATGTCGCAAAACAAGCCAAGTACGAATGACACATATGATATAGGTATGCAACATAAGGATTTGTATAACTTTGTGGATTATTTAGTTCAAAGTTCTCTTATTATTAAAACATGTTACCTTTCAGAGGATGCCTGTTTTTATGATTTCCAGCATGAGAACAGTGACATTTCATTCGAAGATGAAGACTTCACTGTTGATTTGAATAATGATGACTATATGACACCTCAGAATGGTTAGTGTTTTAGTAATAGTAGAATGTTTATTATTTTAGTATAATAAATTATTTCAGATGTTGTGTTTAGTGTTAGTTTGATAGTATAATTTTAAGTATGATTTGCTTTTTTGTTGCAGTGGTTGAAGAATATGCTTTATTAGGTTCTCCTGATGTTCAGTGTTCACATTGTCATGCATGGATGTGGAAAGAAGAACGAGCAAACAAAGGTGTAAAGAATGGCATACCTGTATTTTCTATTTGTTGTGCGAAGGGTCAGATTTAACTGCCGAAGAAGCCACCCATTCCATCTTTCATTTGGCAGCTGCTTACTGATAAGGACAAATCGAAGCAATATACTGATGGGATATGTTTATTCAATAGTATATTTGCTTTCACTTCAACTGGTGGTAAAGTTGATAACTCAGTCAACAATGGAGGTGCTCCTTACGTCTATCGTTTAAACAGACAAAATCATCATTTGTTTGGTTCACTTATACCACCCAAGGGTGATGATCCCAAGTTATGTCAGCTATATATATATGACACTGCGAATGAAGTTAATAATCGTCTGGAATGGGTAAATGTTGCTGACGGTGATACCATTGATGCAGAAATAGTTGAGGGTTTGATAAAGATGTTGGATGAAACCAATGAATTGGTAAAAGAGTTTCGTTTGGCACGTGACCGTTTTGAGAATGAAGGTGTTCGTGATTTGGAAATTATCTTAAAGGTCTCTCGGGCTGACAGCGATCGTGAGAATCATGTTGGTACATCAGATGAGGTTGATGGCATCATGGTTGGAGATGTTGATGAAATAGACGGATCACGTGATATTATTATACATTCCAAAATTAAAGGTCTGGAAAGGATCTCTGATATTCATCCCAAATTAATGGCACTACAATATCCGCTTCTATTTCCTCATGGTGGTGACGGCTTTCATAAAAAGATTCCATTTGGGAAAGCAGAAAAAGGTTCAAATAAGCAAAGGGAGATGATATCACAGAAGGAGTATTATTCATATAAATTTCAAGTTCGAACCAATGAAGGTATGTATCTTTCCTCATAA carries:
- the LOC141690835 gene encoding uncharacterized protein LOC141690835, with the translated sequence MNDDYVMPVNNIDFYMSQNKPSTNDTYDIEDACFYDFQHENSDISFEDEDFTVDLNNDDYMTPQNVVEEYALLGSPDVQCSHCHAWMWKEERANKGVKNGIPLLTDKDKSKQYTDGICLFNSIFAFTSTGGKVDNSVNNGGAPYVYRLNRQNHHLFGSLIPPKGDDPKLCQLYIYDTANEVNNRLEWVNVADGDTIDAEIVEGLIKMLDETNELVKEFRLARDRFENEGVRDLEIILKVSRADSDRENHVGTSDEVDGIMVGDVDEIDGSRDIIIHSKIKGLERISDIHPKLMALQYPLLFPHGGDGFHKKIPFGKAEKGSNKQREMISQKEYYSYKFQVRTNEGITPRLGGRLYQQYIVDAFSTIEQARLWWFRTNQTTLRSDLYTNIRDSLHRGNYDANNLGKSFILPAGFVGSRRYMQQNFQDALAVCRYIGHPDIFLTMTTNPLWDEIIQMMKYIPHCSPHNSPDVIARVFKLKLDQIIDDIKKKNYFGVCLGGNSFTLLIKSY